The Mucilaginibacter mallensis genome has a segment encoding these proteins:
- a CDS encoding molybdopterin-dependent oxidoreductase translates to MKKPVQKNKKPKKELTIDQKINRRNFISFTTFAVLGGAAFGGWRWLYNSPLETPGITAGTRAPLRRALNKTELAFRRIFSNNNLVKTYPKSMAAKNVRHNTDIGSDSKIDMDAWRLNVNKSTGEKLQFTIDQIKSLPKTELVFSFKCVEGWDQIQYWGGVKFIDFINHFGLQDQTQLGYVGMETPDKGYYVGLDMSSAIHPQTLLAYELNAEPIPFKHGQPLRLIIPVKYGIKNLKRIGTINFSNQRPRDYWAEEGYDYYSGL, encoded by the coding sequence ATGAAAAAGCCAGTCCAAAAGAATAAAAAACCGAAGAAAGAGCTCACCATTGATCAAAAGATCAACAGGCGCAACTTTATTTCCTTTACCACATTCGCGGTATTGGGCGGAGCTGCTTTTGGCGGATGGCGATGGTTATATAATTCGCCATTGGAAACTCCCGGCATTACTGCCGGAACAAGGGCTCCCTTACGACGGGCGCTCAATAAAACGGAGTTGGCTTTCAGGCGGATATTCAGCAATAATAACCTGGTTAAAACCTATCCAAAATCAATGGCGGCTAAAAACGTGCGCCATAATACGGATATAGGCTCCGACAGTAAAATTGATATGGATGCCTGGCGCTTAAATGTAAACAAAAGCACCGGCGAAAAGCTGCAATTTACCATCGATCAAATAAAATCCTTGCCTAAAACCGAGCTGGTGTTCAGCTTTAAATGTGTGGAAGGCTGGGACCAGATACAATATTGGGGCGGTGTGAAGTTTATTGATTTCATTAATCATTTCGGTCTGCAGGACCAAACTCAGCTTGGCTATGTAGGCATGGAAACGCCTGATAAGGGGTATTACGTTGGCCTCGATATGTCCAGCGCCATACACCCGCAAACCCTGCTGGCTTACGAGCTTAATGCAGAACCAATACCCTTTAAGCACGGGCAACCATTAAGGCTCATTATCCCGGTTAAATACGGCATAAAAAACCTGAAACGCATTGGTACCATCAATTTCAGCAACCAGCGCCCGCGCGATTACTGGGCCGAGGAGGGATATGATTATTATTCGGGACTGTAG
- a CDS encoding cytochrome b/b6 domain-containing protein, whose product MKVIKEKHSLAMRWCHWVNFPILTIMIWSGMFIYWANDEYSITLFGHTFVRFFPDWYYNLLHIPSRLAEGMAWHFLFMWFFTLNGIFYILYTLISGEWRELVPQKKSFKEAFLVVLHDLHIRKMAPPQNKYNAAQRIAYTAIIVMGIGSVITGLAIYKPVQFYYLTWICGGYHFARIIHFALTLGYVFFFVIHIVQVILAGWNNFRSVISGFEVVNKQPKMVTQPVVEIKDEDEKASPKE is encoded by the coding sequence ATGAAAGTAATTAAAGAGAAACATTCATTAGCCATGCGGTGGTGCCATTGGGTAAACTTTCCTATACTCACCATTATGATATGGAGCGGAATGTTCATCTACTGGGCCAATGACGAATATAGTATCACTCTCTTCGGCCATACTTTTGTGCGCTTTTTCCCCGACTGGTATTATAATCTGCTGCATATCCCCAGTCGCTTAGCGGAGGGCATGGCATGGCATTTCCTGTTTATGTGGTTCTTTACTTTAAATGGGATATTTTATATCCTGTATACCCTGATCTCAGGAGAGTGGCGGGAACTCGTTCCGCAGAAAAAATCATTTAAGGAAGCTTTCCTGGTGGTACTACATGACTTGCATATCCGTAAAATGGCGCCGCCGCAAAACAAATACAATGCCGCCCAACGCATAGCCTATACCGCCATTATTGTTATGGGCATTGGCTCTGTAATAACCGGGCTGGCCATTTATAAACCTGTACAGTTTTATTACTTGACATGGATATGCGGCGGCTATCATTTTGCCAGGATCATACATTTTGCCCTCACATTGGGCTATGTATTTTTCTTTGTGATACATATTGTACAGGTAATATTAGCCGGCTGGAATAATTTCAGGTCGGTTATCTCAGGTTTCGAGGTAGTAAATAAGCAGCCAAAAATGGTAACACAACCCGTGGTTGAAATAAAAGACGAAGATGAAAAAGCCAGTCCAAAAGAATAA
- a CDS encoding DUF1223 domain-containing protein: MSSVRYMALGWLAVTIIAVTAVVCKAHTKKITDNGKGFAVVELFTSEGCSSCPPADAVVAKIQKESNDKPIYILAFHVDYWNRLGWKDVFSSADYSHRQNQYASWLNLSEVYTPQIIVNGKTEFVGSEEGTLRNAIKANLQKDAVAGITLSDIKVDGDKASLNYQTKGNISNTALLVAVVQKSAQTKVERGENAGHTLSHVQIVRSLQSLSLKNSSGTESIILPKGFAAKGSELVAFLQNTSTGAIIGATKAEF; the protein is encoded by the coding sequence ATGAGTTCTGTAAGATATATGGCTTTAGGGTGGCTAGCAGTTACCATAATAGCGGTTACCGCGGTTGTATGTAAAGCGCATACAAAAAAGATTACTGATAATGGCAAAGGTTTTGCCGTAGTTGAATTATTTACATCTGAAGGCTGCTCAAGCTGTCCGCCTGCTGATGCGGTTGTGGCAAAGATCCAAAAAGAAAGTAATGACAAACCTATTTACATATTGGCCTTCCATGTTGATTACTGGAACCGGTTGGGCTGGAAGGATGTTTTCAGTAGTGCCGATTATTCGCACAGACAAAACCAATATGCCAGCTGGTTAAACCTTAGCGAGGTTTATACCCCACAAATAATTGTTAATGGTAAAACAGAATTTGTTGGATCGGAAGAAGGTACGCTGCGCAATGCCATAAAAGCAAACCTGCAAAAAGATGCAGTTGCCGGGATAACTTTGAGCGATATTAAAGTTGATGGGGACAAAGCCAGCCTAAACTATCAAACAAAAGGGAACATAAGTAATACTGCGCTATTAGTTGCTGTGGTTCAAAAATCGGCTCAAACAAAAGTTGAGCGTGGCGAAAATGCCGGGCACACCCTATCACATGTGCAAATCGTTCGCTCACTACAGAGCCTGAGTTTAAAAAACAGTAGCGGCACAGAAAGTATTATCTTGCCAAAAGGCTTTGCTGCAAAGGGCTCTGAACTGGTTGCCTTTTTACAGAACACCTCAACCGGGGCAATTATTGGTGCTACAAAAGCGGAGTTTTAA
- a CDS encoding DUF2442 domain-containing protein, whose product MAQFTSRKQEKKVKVTFANGLLFVEKADGKQQVFPLEWFPKLLNATEEELEDWEQTGSGIRFNKLDTDIPI is encoded by the coding sequence ATGGCACAATTCACATCACGCAAGCAGGAAAAAAAAGTTAAGGTAACATTTGCCAACGGTTTGCTTTTTGTTGAAAAAGCTGATGGTAAGCAACAGGTATTCCCGCTGGAATGGTTCCCGAAATTACTGAACGCTACCGAAGAAGAACTGGAAGACTGGGAACAAACCGGCAGCGGTATACGTTTTAATAAGCTGGATACAGATATTCCGATTTGA
- a CDS encoding YebC/PmpR family DNA-binding transcriptional regulator — translation MGRAFEFRKERKFKRWAKMAVQFTRLGKEIVMAVKAGGGDINTNSRLRTAVQNSKAVNMPKDRVEAAIKRATSRDEKDYEELVYEGYAPYGVAVLVETATDNINRTVANVRSYFTKYGGSLGKTGSLDFIFTRKSVFTFEPGNRDLEELEFELIDAGLEDLFVEADEEGNDIAVIHTAFEDFGKMQKMLEEIGIEVKSAKLERVPQSFHEVTEEQVTDIMKLIDRLEEDDDVQAVYHNMAE, via the coding sequence ATGGGAAGAGCATTTGAGTTCCGTAAAGAGAGAAAATTTAAGCGTTGGGCCAAAATGGCCGTACAGTTTACCCGTTTAGGTAAGGAAATAGTAATGGCCGTTAAAGCAGGCGGTGGTGATATTAATACCAACTCGCGCCTCAGGACTGCCGTACAAAACTCCAAGGCAGTAAATATGCCGAAGGACCGTGTTGAAGCTGCTATAAAAAGAGCAACCAGCAGGGATGAAAAAGATTACGAAGAACTGGTATATGAAGGCTATGCGCCTTACGGCGTTGCCGTACTGGTTGAAACAGCTACCGACAACATTAACCGTACAGTAGCTAACGTGCGCAGCTATTTTACTAAATATGGTGGTTCATTAGGTAAAACCGGGTCGCTTGATTTTATTTTTACCCGTAAATCTGTTTTTACATTTGAGCCCGGCAATCGCGACCTGGAAGAACTGGAATTTGAACTGATTGATGCCGGCCTGGAAGATCTTTTTGTGGAGGCGGATGAAGAGGGCAATGATATTGCGGTAATTCACACCGCATTTGAAGATTTCGGCAAAATGCAAAAGATGCTGGAAGAGATTGGCATCGAAGTAAAATCGGCCAAACTGGAGCGTGTGCCGCAATCATTTCATGAGGTAACTGAAGAACAGGTTACCGATATCATGAAACTAATTGACCGTTTGGAAGAGGATGACGACGTGCAGGCGGTTTACCATAATATGGCGGAATAA
- a CDS encoding NAD-dependent epimerase/dehydratase family protein, whose translation MSEKILVIGANGQIGTELVSSLRNIHGSEQVIASDINEPAKAIKDTGPFEFVNVLDKENLHQIFTKHQPTQIYLLAAILSAVGEQKPKLAWDLNMIGLIQVLDLSVEFKVSKVFWPSSIAVFGPHSPVYNTPQYCVMDPNTVYGFSKLAGERWCEYYFNKHGLDVRSIRYPGLIGWRAAPGGGTTDYSVHIFHEALKSGKYESFLSADTALPMMYMDDAIRATLTLMDAPAEKLSIRSSYNLAGVSFTPAQLADEIKKILPEFEISYADNDSRQAIADSWPKSIDDSYAQKDWGWNIEYDLAAITNDMLTNLKKTI comes from the coding sequence ATGAGCGAAAAGATATTAGTAATTGGCGCCAACGGCCAAATTGGGACAGAACTGGTAAGTTCTCTGCGTAATATTCATGGATCAGAACAGGTAATCGCCTCTGATATTAATGAACCTGCCAAAGCTATCAAAGATACCGGGCCCTTTGAATTTGTAAACGTACTTGATAAGGAGAATCTGCACCAGATATTTACAAAACATCAACCTACTCAAATCTATTTACTCGCCGCTATACTATCTGCCGTAGGCGAACAAAAGCCTAAATTAGCCTGGGACTTAAACATGATTGGCCTGATACAAGTGCTTGATCTGTCTGTTGAGTTTAAGGTTTCAAAGGTTTTTTGGCCAAGCTCTATTGCTGTTTTCGGGCCGCATTCACCGGTTTATAATACACCGCAATATTGTGTGATGGACCCTAATACCGTTTACGGCTTTAGCAAACTGGCAGGCGAACGCTGGTGCGAATATTATTTTAACAAACACGGGCTTGATGTACGCAGCATACGTTACCCCGGCCTTATAGGCTGGCGGGCAGCACCGGGCGGTGGCACAACTGATTACTCGGTACATATATTTCACGAGGCATTAAAAAGTGGCAAATATGAAAGCTTTCTTTCTGCGGATACTGCCCTGCCCATGATGTATATGGATGATGCCATACGTGCAACATTAACACTAATGGATGCACCTGCGGAGAAATTGAGCATACGGTCGTCATATAACCTGGCGGGTGTAAGCTTTACCCCGGCACAACTGGCCGATGAGATAAAGAAAATATTGCCTGAGTTTGAGATAAGCTATGCTGATAATGACTCGCGACAAGCCATTGCCGATAGCTGGCCAAAATCAATTGACGATAGCTATGCGCAAAAAGACTGGGGCTGGAATATAGAATATGACCTTGCTGCAATAACGAATGATATGCTTACCAACCTTAAAAAGACCATTTAA
- a CDS encoding aspartate-semialdehyde dehydrogenase produces MKIAVVGATGLVGTKMLQVLEERNFPVTELIPVASAKSVGKEITFKGKQYKVVSVEDAIKMKPDLALFSAGGSTSLEQAPLFAAAGTTVVDNSSAWRMDPTKKLVVPEVNANILTAEDKIIANPNCSTIQMVVALKPLHDRYKIKRVVVSTYQSVTGTGVKAVEQLFNERKGIDGPKAYPYQIDLNVLPHIDVFTENGYTKEEMKMIKETQKIMGDDSIKVTATTVRIPVMGGHSESVNIEFAEDFDLAEVRAILEKAPGIIVTDDVANLKYPMPLDAHDKDEVFVGRLRRDESQANTLNCWIVADNLRKGAATNAVQIAEYLAANHLIGQTVEA; encoded by the coding sequence ATGAAAATCGCAGTAGTAGGTGCCACAGGCTTAGTGGGCACCAAAATGTTGCAGGTTCTTGAAGAACGCAACTTCCCCGTAACAGAATTAATTCCGGTAGCTTCAGCTAAGAGTGTTGGTAAAGAGATCACTTTTAAGGGTAAGCAATACAAGGTAGTTTCTGTAGAGGATGCGATTAAGATGAAGCCTGATCTGGCCTTGTTTTCAGCGGGTGGCAGCACTTCATTGGAGCAGGCTCCGCTTTTTGCGGCAGCAGGTACTACCGTAGTTGATAATTCATCAGCATGGCGCATGGATCCAACCAAGAAACTGGTTGTGCCAGAGGTTAATGCTAACATATTAACTGCCGAAGATAAAATTATAGCTAATCCAAATTGCTCAACCATACAAATGGTAGTGGCCTTAAAACCATTGCACGATCGTTATAAAATTAAAAGGGTAGTGGTATCAACCTACCAATCAGTAACCGGTACAGGCGTTAAAGCTGTTGAGCAGTTATTTAACGAGCGTAAAGGTATTGACGGCCCTAAAGCATACCCGTACCAGATAGACCTGAACGTATTGCCTCATATTGATGTGTTTACCGAAAACGGTTATACTAAAGAGGAAATGAAGATGATTAAAGAAACCCAAAAAATAATGGGCGACGATAGCATCAAGGTTACAGCAACAACTGTACGTATCCCGGTTATGGGTGGCCACTCTGAATCGGTAAATATTGAATTTGCTGAGGATTTTGACCTGGCTGAAGTAAGAGCGATCTTAGAAAAAGCGCCAGGCATTATCGTAACTGATGATGTAGCTAACTTAAAATACCCAATGCCGCTTGACGCGCATGATAAGGACGAAGTATTTGTAGGCCGTCTGCGCCGTGATGAGAGCCAGGCCAATACTTTAAACTGCTGGATAGTAGCCGACAACCTGCGTAAAGGTGCCGCTACCAATGCCGTGCAGATAGCTGAGTATTTAGCTGCAAATCATTTGATAGGGCAGACTGTAGAAGCGTAA
- the crtD gene encoding 1-hydroxycarotenoid 3,4-desaturase CrtD, whose protein sequence is MPKKKALIIGAGIAGIATAIRLAVKGHNVEVFEANTYPGGKLSEFEKDGFRFDAGPSLLTMPQYIDELFTLAGKQPSDYFNYQKLDVVCNYFFENGSRIKAYADEGKFATEVSRATGESEKAIKKYAENSRKIYNITNHVFLERSLHQLKTYLNWNAIKSIFSLPQIDAMRTMHKANTSFFNDERMVQFFDRYATYNGSNPYAAPATLNVIPHIEQYFGAYFPDGGMYSIVSSLVKLAESLGVSFHYNSPVDEAVLDRQKVKGIKVKGELHKADTVVSNMDVWFTYHKLLKDHPKLHPQKILRQERSSSALIFYWGVSKQFPDLDLHNIFFSSDYKAEFDHVWQQKDIYDDPTVYVNISSKYKPDDAPMGCENWFVMINVPANTGQDWDKLIADARKNIIVKLSKSLDEDISQLIISETILDPRGIEHKTSSYQGSIYGTSSNSQFAAFLRHSNKSSKIDGLYFCGGSVHPGGGIPLCLLSAKIVSDWVT, encoded by the coding sequence ATGCCAAAAAAGAAAGCTCTTATTATAGGTGCCGGGATAGCCGGGATAGCAACGGCTATCCGACTGGCGGTTAAGGGCCATAATGTGGAGGTTTTTGAGGCGAACACTTACCCCGGCGGTAAACTATCCGAATTTGAAAAGGACGGTTTTAGATTTGATGCAGGGCCGAGCCTGCTTACTATGCCGCAATATATTGATGAGCTTTTCACGCTGGCAGGAAAACAACCATCCGACTATTTCAACTACCAGAAGCTGGATGTGGTTTGCAATTATTTTTTTGAAAACGGCAGCCGTATAAAGGCTTATGCTGATGAGGGTAAATTTGCCACTGAAGTCTCGCGAGCAACAGGTGAGTCTGAAAAAGCTATCAAAAAATATGCGGAAAATAGTCGTAAAATATACAATATCACCAATCATGTGTTTTTAGAGCGATCATTGCATCAGCTCAAAACTTACTTGAATTGGAACGCGATAAAATCCATATTCAGCCTGCCTCAAATTGATGCCATGCGTACCATGCATAAGGCAAACACCAGCTTTTTTAATGATGAGCGTATGGTACAATTCTTCGACAGGTATGCTACCTACAATGGCTCAAACCCTTATGCTGCCCCCGCCACGCTGAATGTTATACCGCATATTGAACAGTATTTCGGCGCTTATTTCCCTGATGGGGGAATGTACAGCATTGTTAGTAGCCTCGTTAAACTGGCGGAATCATTGGGGGTGAGTTTTCATTATAATTCCCCTGTTGATGAGGCAGTTTTGGATAGGCAAAAGGTTAAGGGAATAAAGGTAAAAGGTGAATTGCATAAAGCTGATACCGTAGTTTCCAATATGGATGTTTGGTTCACTTATCACAAGCTATTGAAAGATCATCCCAAACTTCACCCTCAAAAAATATTGCGACAGGAGCGGAGCAGTTCGGCACTGATATTTTATTGGGGGGTCAGTAAGCAGTTCCCTGATCTCGATCTGCATAATATTTTTTTTAGTTCCGATTATAAAGCGGAGTTCGATCATGTCTGGCAGCAAAAGGATATTTATGATGACCCAACGGTTTATGTTAATATCAGCTCAAAGTATAAACCAGATGATGCACCTATGGGATGCGAAAATTGGTTTGTAATGATCAACGTGCCTGCAAATACCGGCCAGGATTGGGATAAGCTGATAGCAGATGCCCGTAAAAACATTATAGTTAAACTCAGTAAAAGTTTGGATGAGGATATTAGTCAGCTCATCATCAGCGAAACTATCCTCGACCCGCGAGGAATCGAGCATAAAACATCTTCATACCAGGGTTCTATTTATGGCACAAGTTCAAACAGTCAATTTGCAGCATTTTTGAGGCATTCTAACAAATCATCAAAAATTGATGGTTTGTATTTTTGCGGTGGGAGTGTGCATCCGGGTGGTGGGATACCGCTTTGTTTGCTATCAGCTAAAATTGTGAGTGATTGGGTAACGTGA
- a CDS encoding DUF4468 domain-containing protein translates to MKKLLVLALIIFVKSAFAQKDTVGLNVPFVNNTVVYEKVFDVPTAPKNLLYSNAGLWFAETHPYVQDTQLQLVDPVLSRVVGRVKSYTVVVTDKVLWDTYYGNITYNFTLQVDCKDNKYRIRIYNIQDVLGNTYTPVDNLMFALISSKSYTLANAAVLKVPDLKQRFQALNTIVNNVIADLTKSMLVDNSF, encoded by the coding sequence ATGAAAAAGCTACTCGTTCTGGCGCTTATTATTTTCGTTAAAAGCGCCTTCGCACAAAAAGATACCGTCGGTTTAAACGTTCCATTTGTTAATAATACCGTTGTTTATGAAAAGGTGTTCGATGTACCAACGGCTCCTAAAAATCTGCTCTATAGCAATGCCGGGCTTTGGTTTGCAGAAACTCATCCTTATGTGCAAGATACCCAGCTGCAATTGGTAGACCCGGTTTTATCGCGGGTTGTAGGCAGGGTAAAATCTTATACTGTTGTTGTGACCGATAAAGTTCTTTGGGACACTTATTATGGTAACATCACCTATAATTTTACGCTGCAAGTAGATTGCAAAGACAATAAATACAGGATACGTATTTATAATATCCAGGATGTGCTCGGTAACACGTATACACCGGTAGACAACCTGATGTTCGCGCTCATCAGCTCAAAGTCGTATACCTTAGCTAATGCCGCTGTTTTAAAAGTGCCGGATTTGAAGCAACGTTTCCAGGCGTTAAATACAATTGTAAACAATGTTATAGCCGATCTCACCAAAAGCATGTTAGTAGATAACAGTTTTTAA
- a CDS encoding SprT-like domain-containing protein has product MDKVKVLEKYLPPEAAPLIGRWIDYFKCEFKISRNRNTKFGDYRAPHGDKGHRISVNFDLNPYAFLVTTVHEFAHLHTWNEHKHKAKPHGTEWKNNFKKMMQPFFEKDVFPPDIKHSITNYLNNPAASSCSDLSLYRALRQYDAPKEDVYTVEKLPLKALFKLKDGRIFRKDEKLRKRYKCTEVKSKRIYLFSPVAEVELIEE; this is encoded by the coding sequence TTGGATAAAGTAAAAGTTTTAGAAAAGTATCTTCCGCCTGAGGCTGCTCCCCTGATCGGCCGCTGGATTGATTACTTTAAATGTGAGTTTAAAATTTCACGCAACCGCAACACCAAATTTGGTGATTATCGTGCGCCGCATGGCGACAAGGGGCATCGCATCTCCGTTAATTTCGATTTAAATCCATACGCATTCCTGGTAACCACCGTACACGAATTTGCACATTTGCATACCTGGAACGAGCATAAGCACAAAGCCAAACCGCACGGCACTGAATGGAAAAACAATTTCAAAAAAATGATGCAACCTTTCTTTGAAAAGGATGTTTTCCCGCCGGACATAAAGCATAGCATCACCAACTATTTAAATAATCCAGCAGCATCCAGTTGCTCCGATCTGTCGTTATACCGGGCATTGCGCCAATATGATGCGCCCAAAGAAGACGTTTATACCGTCGAGAAGCTACCGCTTAAAGCCCTGTTTAAATTAAAGGATGGCCGTATTTTCCGCAAGGATGAAAAGCTGCGCAAACGTTACAAATGCACGGAAGTGAAAAGTAAGCGGATCTATTTGTTTAGTCCGGTTGCTGAGGTGGAGTTGATTGAGGAGTAA
- the feoB gene encoding ferrous iron transport protein B, with protein MKADIRVALVGNPNTGKSTLFNVLTGLNQKIGNFPGVTVDKKVGYCTLPDGRRAEIIDLPGTYSIYPKSQDESIVFSVLADRSNPHSPDLVVVILDASNLKRNLLLYSQVADLKIPVVIALNMMDLAKKADINIDVNLFAKKLGVPVVPISARKVDGIDGLKNAISYANKIALQEDSIDVASIAPELVESIGRELNIDNPYLALQLAHQHETLTFLTPEQSNRVEELEKEFSFNSQKAQGAETIARYSFINDLLYDTVSKPVTAHEETVSNKIDKVLTHKVFGFIIFFAVLMFMFQAIFSWSSYPMSLIADAFVWIQDSLHHVLPAGPLTSLLVDGVIAGLSGVMVFIPQIAILFAFISILEDTGYMSRVTFMMDKLMRKVGLNGKSVVPLIGGFACAVPSIMSTRTIENWKDRMITIMVTPLVTCSARLPVYTLLIALVVPNRNVWWLFNLQGLALTGMYVFSLISAIVVAWVFKFILKAKERGYFIMELPVYRMPRWNNVLYSMYERSKAFVLQAGKVIIAVSVILWVMASYGPGDRFAKIDKQYSQPQYAQHMSADSLSRTIASAKLENSYAGVLGHSIEPVIRPLGFDWKIGIALITSFAAREVFVGTMATIYSVNGSAEKMESVYEKMHQAKNPNTGQPVFTLAVAFSLMMFYAFAMQCASTVAVVYRETKNWRWPAYQFAYMTALAYLASFIAYHVLK; from the coding sequence TTGAAAGCTGATATAAGAGTTGCGCTTGTAGGAAATCCCAACACCGGTAAATCAACGCTCTTTAATGTTCTTACCGGTTTAAATCAGAAAATAGGAAATTTTCCCGGAGTTACCGTTGATAAAAAGGTAGGTTACTGCACTTTGCCTGATGGCCGCCGCGCCGAAATCATTGATCTTCCCGGTACTTATAGCATCTACCCAAAAAGTCAGGACGAATCTATCGTTTTTTCTGTTTTGGCTGATAGGTCGAACCCGCATAGCCCCGATCTGGTGGTTGTGATCCTCGATGCATCAAACCTTAAAAGAAATTTACTGCTCTACTCGCAGGTCGCCGACCTTAAGATACCCGTTGTTATTGCCCTCAACATGATGGACCTGGCAAAGAAAGCAGATATCAATATTGATGTTAATCTGTTTGCCAAAAAGCTTGGCGTTCCTGTAGTACCCATTTCGGCCAGAAAAGTTGATGGCATTGATGGGCTTAAAAATGCTATATCATACGCCAATAAAATTGCTTTGCAGGAAGACAGCATTGATGTTGCCTCCATCGCTCCCGAACTGGTTGAAAGCATTGGCAGGGAGTTAAATATTGACAATCCATACCTTGCCCTGCAGCTTGCCCATCAGCATGAAACCTTAACATTTTTAACCCCCGAGCAAAGTAACCGTGTTGAAGAACTTGAAAAAGAGTTTTCTTTCAACTCACAAAAAGCACAGGGGGCTGAAACCATTGCCCGTTATAGTTTTATTAATGACCTGCTTTATGATACGGTAAGTAAACCCGTTACTGCTCATGAAGAAACCGTCAGCAATAAAATTGATAAGGTATTAACGCATAAAGTATTTGGCTTCATCATATTTTTCGCGGTATTGATGTTCATGTTTCAGGCGATATTCTCCTGGTCGTCATACCCAATGTCATTAATAGCCGATGCCTTTGTATGGATCCAGGATTCATTGCACCATGTTCTGCCTGCCGGGCCGCTTACCAGTTTACTGGTTGATGGTGTGATAGCCGGACTAAGCGGCGTAATGGTATTCATTCCGCAGATCGCTATCCTGTTCGCCTTTATTTCCATATTGGAAGATACCGGCTACATGTCGCGCGTTACATTTATGATGGATAAGCTGATGCGCAAGGTAGGCCTTAATGGAAAATCAGTTGTACCTCTTATTGGTGGTTTCGCCTGCGCCGTACCTTCCATCATGAGCACCCGCACCATTGAGAACTGGAAAGACAGAATGATCACCATAATGGTTACCCCACTGGTAACCTGTTCGGCCCGTTTGCCTGTTTATACTTTACTTATAGCGCTGGTTGTACCTAACCGTAATGTTTGGTGGCTATTTAACCTGCAAGGTTTGGCTTTAACAGGGATGTATGTTTTCAGCCTGATATCAGCCATTGTGGTAGCATGGGTGTTTAAATTTATATTAAAAGCCAAGGAACGCGGCTACTTTATTATGGAGTTACCTGTTTATCGCATGCCTCGCTGGAATAACGTATTATACTCCATGTATGAGCGATCCAAAGCATTTGTTTTGCAGGCGGGAAAGGTAATTATAGCTGTATCTGTAATATTATGGGTAATGGCCTCTTATGGCCCGGGCGACAGGTTTGCAAAGATCGACAAGCAATATAGTCAGCCGCAATACGCACAGCATATGAGCGCCGATAGTTTGAGCAGAACCATCGCGTCAGCAAAATTAGAAAACTCTTATGCCGGGGTATTGGGCCATTCCATTGAGCCAGTTATCCGTCCGTTAGGATTCGACTGGAAAATAGGCATCGCCTTGATTACCTCCTTTGCTGCCCGCGAAGTATTTGTGGGCACTATGGCTACTATCTATAGTGTAAACGGCAGCGCCGAAAAAATGGAGTCGGTATATGAAAAAATGCACCAGGCCAAAAACCCTAATACCGGGCAGCCCGTGTTTACCCTCGCTGTCGCCTTTTCACTCATGATGTTCTATGCCTTTGCCATGCAATGTGCAAGTACGGTAGCGGTAGTATATCGCGAAACCAAAAACTGGCGCTGGCCCGCCTATCAGTTCGCCTATATGACAGCGCTGGCTTACCTGGCTAGCTTCATAGCTTATCATGTTTTGAAGTAG
- a CDS encoding FeoA family protein, which translates to MRLSQLEVGEKGIVKEFTDLEMSVKLMEMGCLPGEEIKVERIAPLGDPIAIKVSGYQLSLRKREAYTIVLQ; encoded by the coding sequence ATGAGGCTGTCACAACTTGAAGTAGGCGAAAAAGGGATCGTAAAGGAGTTTACTGATCTGGAAATGTCGGTAAAGCTAATGGAAATGGGTTGTTTACCCGGTGAAGAGATAAAGGTTGAACGTATTGCCCCGCTTGGCGATCCAATTGCCATTAAAGTTTCAGGTTATCAGTTAAGCTTGCGCAAACGCGAAGCATATACCATTGTTTTGCAGTAG